In one window of Janthinobacterium sp. 1_2014MBL_MicDiv DNA:
- a CDS encoding YbdD/YjiX family protein has protein sequence MIDEIIKAGRYLGQSMRLMCGLPEYDTYVAHREVSHPGEPMMTYEEFFRERQEARYGGAGKRGGCC, from the coding sequence ATGATCGACGAAATCATCAAGGCTGGACGTTACCTGGGACAAAGCATGCGGCTGATGTGCGGCTTGCCCGAGTACGACACCTATGTGGCGCACCGGGAAGTAAGCCATCCCGGCGAGCCGATGATGACGTATGAAGAGTTCTTCCGCGAACGCCAGGAAGCCCGCTATGGCGGGGCTGGCAAGCGCGGCGGCTGCTGCTAA
- a CDS encoding hybrid sensor histidine kinase/response regulator: MFNFQRSSISQKLTMISVLSSGCALLLVFVAFALTSVLSHKDDEGKQLLSLAGVIGAAGAAPLLAGRPAQAEQVLAALAARDEIAQAALFDAGGRLLAQYRAPQHAQGLAPLQNLEPALLAGLATESMAQATGRTLAPAMRLYRPIYWTQDKAPKFIGVVLIEADLNHMWRDIGRHVGAIGGATVLSFLIAVFLARRFKSVIAEPITKLIDTAQKVSSSQTYSHRIAHQRSDELGVLIDSFNDMLAQIDSRDSTLANYRDQLERQVGVRTAQLEKAKDAAEAASQAKSAFLATMSHEIRTPMNGVLGMTELLLASPLTAQQRHYTSMVQRSGQNLLVIINDILDFSKIEAGKLSVEYIRFNFRELLDDIEHVFAPQAEAKNICLEFDIANDIPIAICGDPNRLRQIIVNLLGNAIKFTETGKVTVKVEVCCEDAPSVGLRFEVHDTGIGVSNEAQSRIFESFSQADGSTTRKHGGTGLGLTISKQLVELMGGKIGVDNALTQGSIFWFEVNFDKRRVDSDDPSFNLKTTRGLRALIVDHTPATRAVLERQLASWHIVSDSAGTASDCLARLRAAAQAGTPYAVALLDMELPRTSGLALAATIKSDPLLADLKLLLLSTEQGAADPVQRREAGVAFQLIKPARECDLFDCIVTPPRASDSLRIHPPHASRQVGRRQRRRVLLAEDNAVNVEVALAMLDSLGLDVVCAHNGEEALQAAQAEDFDLILMDCQMPVMDGFAATAEIRRHEQQCGHARVLPIVAITANALQGDREACLAAGMDDYLSKPFTQQDLGHTIARWITLPRAATVHHSETPEPAMQVQPQAQQAPPPMPAPAAAAQPAGQPLNRQALENIRALSGTDGDALLERVILAFTGETPRQLAAMRDAIAGADAEALRKVAHSLKSGSANVGADGLAQLCKEMEKLGRAGSTEGAASLLQQMQQAFLAVRESLSAILVKEH, translated from the coding sequence ATGTTCAATTTCCAACGCTCCAGCATCAGCCAGAAGCTGACCATGATCTCGGTGCTGTCGTCGGGCTGCGCGCTGCTGCTGGTATTCGTCGCGTTTGCCCTGACGTCCGTGCTCAGCCACAAAGACGATGAAGGCAAGCAATTGTTGTCGCTGGCGGGCGTCATCGGCGCGGCCGGGGCGGCACCCTTGCTGGCGGGCAGGCCGGCGCAGGCGGAGCAAGTGCTGGCGGCGCTGGCGGCGCGCGACGAGATCGCCCAGGCAGCCCTGTTCGACGCCGGCGGCCGCCTGCTGGCCCAGTACCGCGCGCCCCAGCATGCGCAGGGATTGGCGCCGCTGCAGAACCTGGAGCCGGCCCTGCTGGCCGGCCTGGCCACGGAAAGCATGGCGCAAGCGACAGGTCGCACCCTGGCGCCCGCCATGCGCCTGTACCGCCCCATCTATTGGACACAGGACAAGGCGCCCAAGTTCATCGGCGTCGTGCTGATCGAGGCTGACCTGAACCACATGTGGCGCGACATCGGCCGCCACGTGGGCGCCATCGGCGGCGCCACCGTGCTGTCCTTCCTGATCGCCGTGTTCCTGGCGCGGCGCTTCAAGAGCGTGATCGCCGAACCGATCACCAAGCTCATTGATACAGCGCAAAAAGTCTCGAGCAGCCAGACCTACAGCCACCGCATCGCGCACCAGCGCAGCGACGAGCTGGGCGTGCTGATCGACAGCTTCAACGACATGCTGGCGCAGATCGACAGCCGCGACAGCACCCTGGCCAATTACCGCGACCAGCTCGAACGCCAGGTGGGCGTGCGCACGGCGCAGCTGGAGAAGGCCAAGGATGCGGCCGAGGCGGCCAGCCAGGCGAAAAGCGCCTTCCTCGCCACCATGAGCCATGAAATCCGCACGCCCATGAACGGCGTGCTGGGCATGACGGAGCTGCTGCTGGCCAGCCCGCTGACGGCGCAGCAGCGCCACTACACGAGCATGGTGCAGCGTTCGGGGCAGAATTTGCTGGTGATCATCAACGACATCCTCGACTTTTCCAAGATCGAGGCGGGCAAGCTCAGCGTCGAATACATCCGCTTCAATTTCCGCGAGCTGCTCGACGATATCGAGCACGTGTTCGCGCCGCAGGCGGAAGCGAAGAATATCTGCCTGGAATTCGACATCGCCAACGATATCCCGATCGCCATCTGCGGCGACCCGAACCGCCTGCGCCAGATCATCGTCAATCTGCTGGGCAACGCCATCAAGTTCACGGAAACGGGCAAGGTCACGGTGAAGGTGGAAGTGTGCTGCGAGGACGCGCCCAGCGTGGGCTTGCGCTTCGAGGTGCACGACACGGGCATCGGCGTGTCGAACGAGGCGCAGAGCCGCATCTTCGAATCGTTCTCGCAGGCCGACGGCTCGACCACGCGCAAGCATGGCGGCACGGGCCTGGGCCTGACGATCTCGAAACAGCTGGTGGAGCTGATGGGCGGAAAAATCGGCGTCGACAATGCTTTAACGCAAGGCTCGATCTTCTGGTTCGAAGTAAATTTCGATAAGCGCCGGGTCGACAGCGATGACCCGTCCTTCAATCTGAAAACCACGCGAGGGTTACGCGCCTTGATCGTCGACCACACACCCGCCACGCGCGCCGTGCTGGAGCGGCAACTGGCCAGCTGGCACATCGTCAGCGACAGCGCCGGCACGGCCAGCGACTGCCTGGCGCGCCTGCGTGCGGCCGCGCAGGCCGGCACGCCGTATGCCGTGGCCCTGCTCGACATGGAATTGCCGCGCACCAGCGGCCTGGCCCTGGCCGCCACCATCAAGAGCGACCCGCTGCTGGCCGACCTGAAACTCTTGTTGCTGAGCACGGAACAGGGTGCGGCCGATCCCGTCCAGCGGCGCGAGGCGGGCGTGGCCTTCCAGCTGATCAAGCCGGCCCGCGAATGCGACCTGTTCGACTGCATCGTCACGCCGCCGCGTGCCAGCGACAGCCTGCGCATCCATCCGCCGCACGCTTCGCGCCAGGTGGGCCGGCGCCAGCGCCGCCGCGTGCTGCTGGCCGAGGACAATGCCGTCAATGTGGAAGTGGCGCTGGCCATGCTCGACAGCCTGGGCCTGGACGTGGTGTGCGCGCACAACGGCGAGGAAGCGCTGCAGGCGGCGCAGGCCGAGGATTTCGACCTGATCCTGATGGATTGCCAGATGCCCGTGATGGACGGTTTTGCCGCCACGGCGGAAATCCGCCGCCACGAACAGCAGTGCGGCCACGCGCGCGTGCTGCCCATCGTCGCCATCACGGCCAACGCGCTGCAGGGCGACCGCGAAGCGTGCCTGGCGGCCGGCATGGACGACTACCTGAGCAAGCCGTTCACGCAGCAAGACCTCGGCCACACGATCGCGCGCTGGATCACCCTGCCGCGCGCGGCCACCGTGCACCACAGCGAGACGCCAGAGCCGGCGATGCAGGTGCAGCCCCAGGCACAGCAGGCGCCGCCACCGATGCCGGCACCCGCGGCCGCGGCCCAGCCGGCGGGCCAGCCGCTGAACCGGCAGGCGCTGGAAAACATCCGCGCCCTGTCCGGCACGGATGGCGATGCGCTGCTCGAGCGCGTCATCCTCGCCTTCACGGGCGAGACGCCGCGCCAGCTGGCCGCCATGCGCGACGCCATCGCCGGCGCCGATGCGGAAGCGCTGCGCAAGGTGGCGCACAGCCTGAAGTCCGGCAGCGCCAACGTGGGCGCCGACGGCCTGGCGCAACTGTGCAAGGAGATGGAGAAACTGGGCCGCGCCGGCAGCACGGAAGGCGCAGCCAGCCTGCTGCAGCAGATGCAGCAGGCATTCCTGGCGGTGCGCGAATCGCTGAGCGCCATCCTCGTGAAGGAACACTGA
- a CDS encoding putative bifunctional diguanylate cyclase/phosphodiesterase gives MTAPLSPPRGLVLVADDDPVMRLLMRQMLTQVGLDVIEAEDGVQALASYKHSGPDLVMLDVDMPALDGFAVCREIRRQEVGGTVPIIMVTGGDELEAVTRAYEVGATDFISKPINWPILGHRVLYVLRASDAIARLRIADAHNRAVLAAIPDTFFRLNREGYYLDYEQGHDASAGFSIENCVGSHIRDVLPPEIAARLLDQAHAVLATQHIRSVDYTLTHGDSTRHFEARLVATGADEVLGLVRDISERKRTEEQIRRLAYCDSLTGIPNRQAFLETLERELSRSKEHDKKFAVLFMDLDAFKRINDTLGHDVGDHLLKVVSERLRETIRPSDLVLRAEHEFEPTSGGSNLARLGGDEFTILIPDLERVEDALNVAHRVKEAMRRPFMIESHEIFVTASIGISLYPEDGEDCNSLLKYADTAMYHAKNCGKNNAKLYSSSLTMEIMSHVKMEVGLRKALQNNELYLLYQPQIDVPSTQIVGVEALVRWRHPERGIISPTEFIPLAEETGLIVPIGEWVLRTACNQAKAWQSDGGRAIRMAVNLSAKQFKDENLMQIVLSVLADTGLDARLLELELTEGTLMDDARATMVTLEQLRGIGVYLSIDDFGTGYSSMNYLKRFDVRALKIDKSFIAGLPQDAENAAITRAIIAMAHGLKMVVVAEGVETDEQLLMLEEYGCDMAQGYFLGHPSPHDAITAMLLKQAGQMASLEARALRRQGFA, from the coding sequence ATGACAGCGCCCCTCTCTCCTCCCCGCGGCCTGGTGCTGGTGGCCGACGACGATCCCGTGATGCGCTTGCTGATGCGGCAGATGCTCACGCAGGTGGGCCTGGACGTGATCGAGGCCGAGGATGGCGTGCAGGCGCTGGCCAGCTACAAGCACAGCGGGCCGGACCTGGTCATGCTCGACGTCGACATGCCGGCCCTGGACGGCTTTGCCGTGTGCCGCGAAATCCGCCGCCAGGAAGTGGGCGGCACGGTGCCCATCATCATGGTCACGGGCGGCGACGAACTGGAAGCCGTCACGCGCGCCTACGAGGTGGGCGCCACCGACTTCATTTCCAAGCCCATCAACTGGCCCATCCTCGGCCACCGCGTGCTGTACGTGCTGCGCGCCAGCGACGCCATCGCCCGCCTGCGCATCGCCGACGCGCACAACCGCGCCGTACTGGCCGCCATCCCCGACACCTTCTTTCGCCTGAACCGCGAGGGCTATTATCTCGACTACGAACAGGGCCACGACGCCAGCGCCGGCTTTTCCATCGAAAACTGCGTGGGCAGCCATATCCGCGACGTGCTGCCGCCGGAGATCGCCGCGCGCCTGCTGGACCAGGCGCACGCCGTGCTGGCCACGCAGCACATCCGCTCGGTCGACTACACGCTCACGCATGGCGACAGCACGCGCCACTTCGAGGCGCGCCTGGTGGCAACGGGCGCCGACGAGGTGCTGGGCCTCGTGCGCGACATCAGCGAACGCAAACGCACCGAGGAACAGATCCGCCGCCTCGCCTATTGCGACAGCCTGACGGGCATCCCGAACCGCCAGGCCTTCCTGGAAACGCTGGAGCGCGAACTGTCCCGCTCGAAAGAGCACGACAAGAAATTCGCCGTGCTGTTCATGGACCTCGATGCCTTCAAGCGCATCAACGACACCTTGGGCCACGACGTGGGCGACCACTTGCTCAAGGTGGTGTCCGAGCGCCTGCGCGAAACCATCCGTCCCAGCGACCTGGTGCTGCGCGCCGAACACGAATTTGAGCCCACCTCCGGCGGCAGCAACCTGGCGCGCCTGGGCGGCGATGAATTCACCATATTGATACCCGACCTGGAGCGGGTGGAAGACGCGCTGAACGTGGCGCACCGCGTCAAGGAAGCCATGCGCCGGCCCTTCATGATCGAATCGCACGAGATTTTCGTCACGGCCAGCATCGGCATCTCGCTGTATCCGGAAGATGGCGAGGATTGCAACTCGCTGCTCAAATATGCGGACACGGCCATGTACCACGCGAAGAACTGCGGCAAGAACAACGCCAAGCTGTACAGCTCCTCGCTGACGATGGAAATCATGAGCCACGTCAAGATGGAAGTGGGCCTGAGGAAGGCCTTGCAGAACAACGAGCTGTATCTGCTGTACCAGCCGCAGATCGACGTGCCCAGCACGCAGATCGTCGGCGTCGAAGCGCTCGTGCGCTGGCGCCATCCGGAACGAGGGATCATTTCGCCCACGGAATTCATCCCGCTGGCCGAAGAGACGGGCCTCATCGTGCCGATCGGCGAATGGGTGCTGCGCACGGCCTGCAACCAGGCCAAGGCGTGGCAAAGCGATGGCGGGCGCGCCATCCGCATGGCCGTCAACCTGTCGGCCAAGCAGTTCAAGGATGAAAACCTGATGCAGATCGTGCTCTCGGTGCTGGCCGACACGGGCCTGGACGCGCGCCTGCTGGAGCTGGAATTGACGGAAGGCACCTTGATGGACGACGCGCGCGCCACCATGGTGACCTTGGAGCAGTTGCGCGGCATCGGCGTGTACCTGTCCATCGACGACTTCGGCACGGGATATTCGTCGATGAATTACTTAAAACGCTTCGACGTGCGGGCCTTGAAGATCGACAAGAGCTTTATCGCCGGCCTGCCGCAGGACGCGGAAAACGCGGCCATCACGCGCGCCATCATCGCCATGGCGCATGGCTTGAAGATGGTGGTGGTGGCCGAGGGCGTGGAAACGGACGAGCAATTGCTGATGCTGGAAGAATATGGCTGCGACATGGCCCAGGGCTATTTCCTCGGCCACCCGTCGCCGCACGACGCCATCACGGCCATGCTGCTCAAGCAGGCGGGCCAGATGGCCAGCCTGGAAGCTAGAGCACTTCGAAGGCAAGGATTTGCGTGA
- a CDS encoding esterase-like activity of phytase family protein, whose protein sequence is MHRFFHRVPAALALASAAILLSACASFPHDAPIAGLRLIGEQRIALKQPFQGTTVGGLSGIDYDAASGTWVMESDDRSEINPARFYRATLAYDSAAFTGVTFNSVHFFTQPDGSRYPNLAHARLEQGDAVADIETIRVDPRDGSLWYGSEGNRKVGLHPFVRHADRDGRYLATLPTPAMFRVSKDETGSRNNMSFEALSFASDGKSLWLGMEAALYQDGPLATPDRGSVVRITRLDRAGAVLGQYAYAIEPVASRPAPGREADNGVSEILAVNDHQLLVVERAGVENADGVYANHVRVYEMDTQGATDIQSIPALAGAAYVPARKRLLLDLEKTGLPRVDNIEGISWGPRLANGRRSLVMISDDNFNAQQVTQILAFEVL, encoded by the coding sequence ATGCATCGATTTTTTCACCGCGTGCCCGCCGCGCTTGCCCTGGCCAGTGCCGCCATCCTCCTGTCCGCCTGCGCCAGCTTTCCCCACGATGCGCCGATTGCGGGCCTGCGCCTGATCGGCGAGCAGCGCATCGCCTTGAAGCAGCCGTTCCAGGGCACCACGGTGGGCGGCCTGTCCGGCATCGACTACGATGCGGCCAGTGGCACCTGGGTGATGGAAAGCGATGACCGCTCGGAAATCAATCCGGCCCGTTTCTACCGCGCCACGCTCGCCTACGACAGCGCGGCATTCACCGGCGTGACCTTCAACAGCGTGCATTTCTTCACGCAGCCCGACGGCAGCCGCTATCCGAACCTGGCGCATGCCAGGCTGGAGCAGGGTGACGCGGTGGCCGACATCGAAACCATCCGCGTCGATCCCCGCGACGGCAGCCTGTGGTATGGCAGCGAAGGCAACCGCAAGGTGGGCTTGCACCCGTTCGTGCGCCACGCGGACCGCGACGGGCGTTACCTGGCCACCTTGCCGACTCCCGCCATGTTCCGCGTGTCGAAGGACGAAACCGGCTCGCGCAACAACATGAGCTTCGAGGCGCTGTCGTTTGCCAGCGATGGCAAGAGCCTGTGGCTGGGCATGGAAGCGGCCCTGTACCAGGATGGCCCGCTGGCCACGCCCGATCGCGGTTCCGTCGTGCGCATCACGCGGCTGGACCGCGCCGGCGCCGTGCTGGGCCAGTATGCGTATGCTATCGAGCCGGTGGCGTCGCGGCCCGCGCCGGGACGCGAAGCGGACAATGGCGTATCGGAAATCCTCGCCGTCAACGACCATCAATTGCTGGTGGTGGAGCGGGCCGGCGTGGAAAACGCGGACGGCGTCTACGCCAACCACGTGCGCGTGTACGAAATGGATACGCAGGGCGCCACCGACATCCAGTCCATCCCGGCGCTGGCGGGCGCGGCCTACGTGCCGGCGCGCAAGCGCCTGCTGCTGGACCTGGAAAAGACTGGCCTGCCGCGGGTCGACAATATCGAAGGCATCAGCTGGGGACCGCGCCTGGCGAACGGCCGGCGCAGCCTGGTGATGATTTCCGACGATAACTTCAACGCGCAGCAAGTCACGCAAATCCTTGCCTTCGAAGTGCTCTAG
- a CDS encoding CaiB/BaiF CoA transferase family protein: protein MTDASASSGPLKGIKVLELGTLIAGPFCARMLAEFGADVIKIESPDGGDPIRTWRVLKDGTSLWWSVQARNKKSLTLNLKSPEGRAIARQLALEADIIIENYRPGVLEKWDLGYAQLKQVKPSLIMVRLSGFGQTGPMKDLPGFGAIGEAMGGLRYVSGFADRPPVRVGVSIGDSVAALHGVIGAMMALRHRDVTGGREHGEGQMVDVALYESVFNLMESLVPEYDQAGVVRERTGGSLPGIVPSNTYTTGDGENIVIAGNGDAIFKRLMLAMGRIDMAGDPQLARNDGRVARTQEIDDAIGAWCATHTIDSALAVLQAADVPAGKIYSVRDMLSDPQFLSRDMFEQHHFADGTPVKLPAISPKLSATPGRTQWLGPTLGQHNDEVLASLGYDAAAIARLKADGVL, encoded by the coding sequence ATGACAGACGCTTCCGCATCTTCCGGCCCCCTCAAAGGCATCAAAGTCCTGGAACTGGGCACCCTGATCGCGGGACCGTTCTGCGCCCGCATGCTGGCCGAATTCGGCGCCGACGTGATCAAGATCGAGTCGCCCGATGGCGGCGACCCCATCCGTACCTGGCGCGTGCTGAAGGATGGCACTTCACTGTGGTGGTCGGTGCAGGCGCGCAACAAGAAAAGTCTCACGCTGAACCTGAAGTCGCCGGAAGGCCGCGCCATCGCGCGCCAGCTGGCCCTGGAAGCGGACATCATCATCGAGAATTACCGCCCCGGCGTGCTGGAGAAGTGGGATCTCGGCTATGCGCAGCTCAAGCAGGTCAAGCCTTCCCTCATCATGGTGCGCCTGTCCGGCTTTGGCCAGACGGGTCCCATGAAGGATTTGCCCGGTTTCGGCGCCATCGGCGAAGCCATGGGCGGCTTGCGCTATGTATCCGGCTTTGCCGACCGTCCGCCCGTGCGCGTGGGCGTGTCCATCGGCGACTCGGTGGCGGCCCTGCACGGCGTGATCGGCGCCATGATGGCGCTGCGCCACCGCGACGTGACGGGCGGGCGCGAGCACGGCGAAGGGCAGATGGTCGACGTGGCCCTGTACGAATCCGTGTTCAACCTGATGGAATCGCTGGTGCCCGAATACGACCAGGCGGGCGTCGTGCGCGAGCGCACGGGCGGCTCGCTGCCCGGCATCGTGCCCTCGAATACCTACACGACGGGCGATGGCGAAAACATCGTCATCGCCGGCAATGGCGACGCCATCTTCAAGCGCCTGATGCTGGCCATGGGCCGCATCGACATGGCGGGCGACCCGCAGCTGGCGCGCAACGACGGCAGGGTGGCGCGCACGCAGGAGATCGACGACGCCATCGGCGCCTGGTGCGCCACGCACACGATAGACAGCGCGCTGGCCGTGCTGCAGGCGGCCGACGTGCCCGCCGGCAAAATCTACTCGGTGCGCGACATGCTGAGCGATCCGCAGTTTCTCTCCCGCGACATGTTTGAACAGCACCATTTCGCCGACGGCACGCCCGTCAAATTGCCGGCCATCAGCCCGAAACTGTCGGCCACGCCGGGCAGGACGCAGTGGCTGGGACCGACCCTGGGCCAGCATAACGACGAGGTGCTGGCGTCGCTCGGTTATGACGCCGCCGCCATCGCGCGCCTGAAGGCCGACGGCGTGCTGTAA
- the recR gene encoding recombination mediator RecR translates to MSKSLEFLTEALRRLPGVGPKSAQRMAFHLLQHDREGAAMLSRALFQAVDAVHHCGLCNTFTEHEVCETCLDEERDKRLLCVVETPADQLMIEQTLTYKGLYFVLMGRLSPLDGIGPKDIHLEKLLNRANDGVVGEVVLATNFTNEGEATAHYISEMLKARGLRVSRLARGVPVGGELEYVDAGTIARAMLDRRAT, encoded by the coding sequence ATGTCCAAGTCGCTTGAATTTTTGACCGAGGCGCTGCGGCGCCTGCCCGGCGTCGGCCCCAAGTCGGCGCAGCGGATGGCATTTCATTTGTTGCAGCACGATAGGGAAGGCGCGGCCATGCTGTCGCGCGCCCTGTTCCAGGCCGTCGATGCCGTGCATCACTGCGGCCTGTGCAATACCTTTACCGAACATGAAGTGTGCGAGACCTGTCTCGACGAAGAGCGCGACAAGCGCTTGCTGTGCGTGGTGGAAACGCCGGCCGACCAGCTGATGATCGAGCAGACGCTCACCTACAAGGGCCTGTATTTCGTGCTCATGGGGCGATTGTCTCCGCTCGACGGCATCGGCCCGAAAGATATCCACCTCGAAAAATTGCTGAACCGCGCCAACGATGGCGTGGTCGGCGAAGTGGTGCTGGCCACCAACTTCACGAATGAAGGCGAAGCGACGGCCCATTACATCAGCGAAATGCTGAAGGCGCGGGGCTTGCGCGTGAGCCGCCTGGCCCGCGGCGTGCCCGTGGGGGGCGAACTGGAATACGTCGACGCGGGCACCATCGCCCGCGCGATGCTCGACCGCAGGGCAACCTGA
- a CDS encoding YbaB/EbfC family nucleoid-associated protein, which yields MMKNQLAGLMKQAQAMQDNMKKAQEQLALVEVEGQSGAGLVKIVMTCKNDVKRVSIDPSLLADDKDMLEDLVAAAFNDAVRKAEATSAEKMAGLTGGMNLPAGFKMPF from the coding sequence ATGATGAAAAATCAACTGGCTGGCCTGATGAAGCAGGCGCAAGCAATGCAAGACAACATGAAAAAGGCCCAGGAACAACTGGCGCTGGTGGAAGTGGAAGGCCAGTCGGGCGCCGGCCTCGTGAAAATCGTCATGACCTGCAAGAACGACGTCAAGCGCGTATCGATCGACCCGTCGCTGCTGGCCGACGACAAGGATATGCTGGAAGACCTGGTCGCCGCCGCCTTCAACGACGCCGTGCGCAAGGCGGAAGCGACGTCCGCTGAAAAAATGGCAGGCTTGACCGGCGGCATGAACTTGCCAGCCGGCTTCAAAATGCCATTCTGA
- the dnaX gene encoding DNA polymerase III subunit gamma/tau: MSYQVLARKYRPKNFETLVGQEHVVRALTHALHSGRLHHAYLFTGTRGVGKTTLSRILAKSLNCIGPDGTGGITAQPCGQCEACTAIDAGRFVDYIEMDAASNRGVDEMAQLLEQAVYAPSNARFKVYMIDEVHMLTNHAFNSMLKTLEEPPEHVKFILATTDPQKIPVTVLSRCLQFNLKQMPPGHIISHLDNILGQEGIAFEQPALRLLAQGAHGSMRDALSLTDQAIAYAAGEVTLDAVQGMLGALDQSYLVRLLDALAQQDGADLLAVADEMASRSLSYNGALQDLGTLLHRIALAQSVPAALPQDLPEYADIVRLAAAFDAEEVQLFYQIAVHGRNELGLAPDEYAGFTMTLLRMLAFRPGIGGADGVPAAAPASAPGNRPAAVAAARAAAGASAPAARAATNSVASHAAVTPPAVVAAAAASLARSEAPPPRAPAAVSAPAPAPAPAAAPPAAAPAAAPAAAASAAPAAPLSSARAAINAALEAARAASKGRPGSAPSAPSSAPKPAAPAPAAAVAAPATAPAVPVQAAPPPPAAAKAPAPWDDAPPVAVMDAPVVAPAPVQQARPAAAPQQAPADDDLPPWVTEFSDDSASAAVSAPAGAPAMQGNEQPAVIMPQRAAKQAAPSAPYVITPVPGLDWDGNWPAVAAVLPLRGVAQQLAVQAELIECLHDGHSTTFRLRVPIDTWRSPANVEKLAAALTERFGRKVNVDTELGAVWYTASAEAQAHREACQLQAEATIASDPFVLDMKRAFDAFVVPGTITPAPAGSAAPTLH, encoded by the coding sequence ATGTCCTATCAAGTCCTCGCCCGTAAATACCGCCCCAAGAATTTCGAGACGCTCGTCGGCCAGGAGCACGTCGTGCGCGCGCTCACGCATGCCTTGCACAGTGGCCGATTGCATCACGCCTACCTGTTCACGGGCACGCGCGGCGTCGGCAAGACGACCCTGTCGCGCATCCTGGCCAAATCGCTCAATTGCATCGGCCCTGACGGCACGGGCGGCATCACGGCCCAGCCGTGCGGCCAGTGCGAAGCGTGCACGGCGATCGACGCGGGACGCTTTGTCGACTATATCGAGATGGATGCGGCGTCGAACCGCGGCGTCGATGAAATGGCGCAGCTGCTCGAGCAAGCCGTATATGCGCCAAGCAATGCGCGCTTCAAGGTCTATATGATCGATGAGGTGCACATGCTGACGAACCACGCGTTCAATTCCATGCTGAAGACGCTGGAAGAGCCGCCCGAGCATGTCAAATTCATCCTGGCCACGACGGACCCGCAAAAAATACCCGTCACCGTGCTGTCGCGCTGCCTGCAGTTCAACCTCAAGCAGATGCCGCCCGGCCACATCATCAGCCACCTGGACAATATCCTGGGGCAGGAGGGCATCGCCTTCGAACAGCCGGCCTTGCGCCTGCTGGCCCAGGGCGCCCACGGTTCCATGCGCGATGCGCTGTCGCTGACGGACCAGGCCATCGCGTATGCGGCCGGCGAAGTGACCCTCGATGCCGTGCAAGGCATGCTGGGGGCGCTCGACCAGTCCTACCTGGTGCGTCTGCTCGACGCGCTGGCGCAGCAGGATGGCGCCGATCTCCTGGCCGTGGCCGACGAGATGGCCTCGCGCAGCCTGTCGTACAACGGCGCGCTGCAGGATCTCGGTACTTTATTGCACCGCATTGCGCTGGCGCAAAGCGTGCCGGCCGCCTTGCCGCAGGATCTGCCCGAATACGCGGACATCGTGCGCCTGGCCGCCGCCTTCGATGCGGAAGAAGTGCAGCTGTTTTACCAGATCGCCGTGCATGGCCGCAATGAACTGGGCCTGGCGCCCGACGAATATGCGGGCTTTACCATGACCTTGCTGCGCATGCTGGCCTTTCGGCCCGGCATAGGCGGCGCCGATGGCGTGCCGGCTGCCGCACCTGCGTCGGCTCCGGGCAATCGTCCCGCTGCCGTGGCCGCCGCGCGCGCGGCAGCAGGCGCGTCCGCACCGGCCGCCCGCGCCGCCACGAACAGCGTGGCCAGCCATGCTGCCGTGACGCCACCTGCCGTCGTGGCCGCTGCCGCCGCCAGCCTGGCGCGCAGCGAAGCGCCGCCGCCGCGCGCGCCGGCAGCCGTATCGGCACCAGCACCAGCACCAGCACCAGCGGCGGCGCCGCCCGCCGCCGCCCCGGCTGCCGCGCCAGCCGCAGCTGCGTCGGCAGCGCCCGCTGCACCGCTCAGTTCCGCCCGCGCCGCCATCAATGCGGCGCTGGAAGCGGCCCGCGCCGCCTCGAAAGGCCGTCCCGGCAGCGCGCCGTCGGCGCCTTCCTCGGCGCCCAAGCCCGCCGCGCCGGCACCGGCCGCCGCCGTAGCCGCGCCAGCCACCGCCCCGGCCGTGCCTGTCCAGGCTGCGCCGCCACCGCCTGCCGCCGCGAAAGCGCCGGCGCCGTGGGACGACGCGCCACCGGTGGCCGTGATGGACGCGCCGGTAGTCGCGCCCGCGCCCGTGCAGCAGGCGCGTCCTGCGGCGGCGCCACAGCAGGCGCCGGCCGACGACGACTTGCCGCCATGGGTCACCGAATTCTCCGACGACAGCGCCTCGGCCGCCGTCTCGGCGCCGGCTGGCGCGCCAGCCATGCAAGGCAACGAGCAGCCGGCCGTCATCATGCCGCAGCGTGCCGCCAAGCAAGCCGCGCCCAGCGCACCGTATGTGATCACGCCCGTGCCCGGCCTGGACTGGGACGGCAACTGGCCGGCCGTCGCCGCCGTGCTGCCCTTGCGCGGCGTGGCCCAGCAGCTGGCCGTGCAGGCCGAGCTGATCGAATGCCTGCACGACGGCCACAGCACCACGTTCCGCCTGCGCGTGCCGATCGACACGTGGCGCAGTCCCGCCAACGTGGAAAAACTGGCGGCCGCGCTGACCGAGCGCTTCGGGCGCAAGGTGAATGTCGATACGGAACTGGGCGCCGTCTGGTACACGGCCAGCGCGGAAGCGCAGGCGCACCGCGAGGCGTGCCAGCTGCAAGCGGAAGCAACCATTGCCAGCGACCCCTTCGTGCTCGACATGAAGCGTGCATTCGACGCTTTTGTCGTGCCGGGAACGATTACCCCTGCACCGGCCGGCTCCGCCGCGCCGACCCTGCATTGA